A part of Eubacterium sp. AB3007 genomic DNA contains:
- the pgsA gene encoding CDP-diacylglycerol--glycerol-3-phosphate 3-phosphatidyltransferase, producing the protein MNLPNKLTVGRIIAVPFFIAAYLTQMYLVAFVLFIAASLTDMLDGKIARKYNLVTNFGKIMDPLADKILVYSAFCLMVGDGLVPSWMLIVILAREFTIAGIRQVSAAEGIVIAAAMSGKIKTVLQMIAVPALLLAQAIQDPYPVAYPIIALIAEVFLYASIAMTIYSGIEYIVKNKNVFKN; encoded by the coding sequence ATGAATCTACCTAACAAACTTACAGTAGGGCGGATCATCGCCGTTCCATTCTTTATCGCTGCTTATCTGACCCAAATGTATCTGGTAGCATTCGTGCTCTTCATTGCTGCTTCGCTGACAGATATGCTGGACGGGAAGATCGCAAGGAAGTACAACCTGGTCACCAATTTTGGGAAGATCATGGACCCGCTGGCGGACAAGATCCTGGTCTATTCCGCCTTCTGCCTCATGGTCGGGGATGGTCTGGTACCGTCCTGGATGCTCATCGTGATCCTCGCCAGAGAATTCACCATCGCAGGGATCCGACAGGTATCCGCCGCAGAGGGTATCGTCATCGCGGCTGCCATGAGCGGAAAGATCAAGACTGTCCTTCAGATGATTGCTGTGCCCGCTCTCCTGCTGGCGCAGGCCATCCAGGATCCTTATCCTGTGGCTTATCCGATCATCGCGTTGATCGCGGAAGTATTTCTGTATGCTTCCATCGCCATGACGATCTATTCCGGCATTGAATACATCGTAAAAAACAAGAACGTGTTCAAGAACTAG
- the rimO gene encoding 30S ribosomal protein S12 methylthiotransferase RimO — protein MKVHFDTLGCPKNFDDSQVAMARLEAAGHSIVSSPEASDVIVVNTCGFIEDAKKESIEEIFHMSEYKQAGKKLIVSGCLVQRYADELFENMPEVDGFIGVNDYDKLPELLDSLSKDTAQRFKQRGGCDLTGIEDVMRKIPENPYSAYLRIAEGCNNRCAYCVIPQIRGPYRSRPMENILEEARKLADAGCKELILIAQDVTCYGMDVHGKSTLPQLLTRLCAIEGIRWIRLMYCYEDRITDELIETMAREEKICHYIDIPLQHCSDTMLRRMNRRSTSESIRQTLRKLREAMPDIHIRTTLIVGFPGETEEEFSELLDLVEEQKFARLGAFTYSLEEGTPAAEMENQIPEEEKQARLDAVMLRQMDISLANNQQKIGQVLEVLIDEQDEDGAYIGRTRYDAPEIDNTVIFTSEKKHHTGDIVQVRVLDAFDYDLEGREEVL, from the coding sequence ATGAAAGTTCACTTTGATACACTGGGGTGTCCCAAGAATTTCGATGATTCCCAAGTGGCCATGGCCAGACTGGAGGCAGCCGGACACAGTATTGTCTCCAGCCCCGAGGCGTCGGACGTTATTGTCGTCAATACCTGCGGATTCATCGAAGATGCCAAGAAAGAATCCATCGAAGAGATCTTCCACATGTCGGAATACAAGCAAGCCGGCAAGAAACTCATCGTCTCTGGTTGTCTGGTTCAGCGTTATGCGGATGAACTCTTCGAAAATATGCCGGAGGTCGACGGATTTATCGGGGTCAACGATTACGACAAGCTTCCGGAGCTTCTTGACAGCTTGTCCAAGGATACGGCGCAGCGCTTCAAACAGAGAGGCGGTTGTGACCTGACGGGCATCGAAGATGTGATGCGGAAGATTCCAGAGAATCCTTATAGCGCCTATCTGCGTATCGCAGAAGGATGTAATAATCGCTGCGCTTACTGTGTCATCCCTCAGATCCGGGGTCCATACAGAAGCCGGCCCATGGAAAACATCCTGGAGGAGGCCAGAAAACTGGCGGATGCGGGATGCAAGGAATTGATCCTCATCGCGCAGGATGTCACTTGCTATGGTATGGATGTCCATGGGAAATCTACTCTTCCGCAGCTGCTCACAAGGCTTTGTGCAATCGAAGGGATACGGTGGATTCGCCTCATGTATTGCTACGAGGATCGGATCACGGACGAACTGATCGAGACCATGGCGCGGGAAGAGAAGATCTGCCATTACATCGACATCCCATTGCAACACTGCAGTGACACTATGCTCAGACGAATGAACCGTCGATCGACATCGGAATCTATCCGCCAGACTCTTAGGAAATTACGGGAGGCCATGCCGGATATCCATATCCGCACGACACTGATCGTCGGATTTCCGGGCGAGACAGAGGAAGAGTTCAGTGAACTGCTGGATCTGGTGGAAGAGCAGAAGTTCGCAAGACTTGGGGCCTTTACTTATTCGCTGGAAGAAGGGACACCGGCCGCAGAAATGGAGAATCAGATTCCGGAGGAAGAGAAACAAGCCAGGCTGGATGCAGTCATGCTTCGCCAGATGGATATCTCACTGGCGAACAACCAACAGAAGATCGGTCAGGTCCTGGAGGTACTGATCGACGAACAGGACGAGGATGGCGCGTATATCGGACGTACTCGATATGACGCTCCTGAGATCGATAACACCGTGATATTCACATCAGAGAAAAAGCATCACACAGGAGACATCGTACAGGTCAGAGTGCTAGACGCGTTCGATTATGACCTGGAAGGCAGGGAGGAAGTATTATGA
- a CDS encoding DNA translocase FtsK, which translates to MAKGKNKKKKKSTAASGKTRNTAKQKKEESVTPDIASRPFSEAIWGLVHIALGAFIFAAVQFHAAGTFGNSLGDFFKGILGVIGLVLPWYLILLGILMILRKTAPFNWKYLVAGLIMLLMLCLLNSGRFIDSNNLVMDVGRFYTEGIALKGGGVLGMAVGTFLVKWIGMAGLYILSLLISLICILLIFNTSLSRAIAVMGQKKKEQQERRAELVRQKAMERLEAEKLREEREKNMLSQILDEPVAPTLEKPAEKLRKFRKSEGTEKRSVPPEPVVEEPTQLEIEQYEENKISAKDIAKGAAKIGKDLGLSDGKAPLTKSSDKAGAPEYHKPPLDLLNKPVRPKNDESSQQLKEKAILLEDTMRSFNVDAHVVRVSRGPAVTRYEIQPEAGVKVSKITSLANDIALNLRAKSIRIEAPIPGKAAVGIEVENDNINMVTLSEIIGSEEFKQAKSKITFAVGKDIAGKPIVADLKSMPHMLIAGSTGSGKSVCINSIITSILYKADPDEVKLVLVDPKVVELGHYNGIPHLLIPVVTDPSKAAAALSWAVVEMTNRYKMFATENARDLASYNRKMVQEDREDEVMPQIVIIIDELADLMMAAPSQVEESICRLAQMARAAGMHLIVATQRPSVDIITGVIKANIPSRIAFAVSSQVDSRTILDMSGAEHLVGKGDMLFNPLGTGKPIRVQGTFISDEEVEKVIDYVRSQVEETKYAEEVIDTISNGVTQAEDSAGDADELLPEAIELVVMQGQASVSMLQRRFRIGYNRAARIVDQMEARGIVGPQDGSKPRNVLMTEEEYYQTKEETNESSL; encoded by the coding sequence ATGGCAAAAGGGAAGAATAAAAAGAAAAAAAAATCAACAGCGGCATCCGGAAAGACCCGAAATACCGCCAAACAAAAGAAAGAAGAGAGTGTAACTCCGGATATCGCTTCTCGTCCTTTTTCAGAGGCGATCTGGGGACTGGTGCACATCGCTTTAGGGGCGTTTATTTTCGCTGCCGTCCAGTTTCACGCAGCCGGTACCTTTGGGAATTCCCTTGGAGATTTTTTTAAAGGGATTCTTGGCGTGATCGGCCTGGTTTTGCCTTGGTATCTGATCCTGTTGGGGATCCTGATGATACTCCGAAAAACTGCGCCATTCAACTGGAAGTACCTTGTTGCTGGGTTGATCATGTTGTTAATGCTCTGTCTTCTTAATTCCGGCAGATTCATTGACAGTAACAATCTGGTTATGGATGTGGGCCGTTTCTACACCGAAGGCATCGCCCTGAAAGGGGGCGGCGTACTGGGAATGGCAGTCGGTACCTTCCTTGTCAAGTGGATCGGCATGGCGGGGCTATATATTCTGTCGCTTCTTATCTCTCTCATTTGCATCCTGCTGATCTTCAACACATCTTTGTCCAGAGCCATTGCAGTGATGGGCCAGAAGAAAAAAGAACAGCAAGAGAGACGCGCAGAACTCGTAAGACAGAAGGCCATGGAGCGGTTGGAAGCCGAGAAACTTCGAGAGGAGCGAGAGAAGAACATGCTCTCACAGATCCTGGATGAACCGGTGGCGCCTACCTTAGAGAAGCCTGCGGAGAAGCTAAGAAAGTTCAGAAAATCAGAGGGAACAGAAAAACGATCTGTACCGCCTGAACCGGTGGTCGAGGAGCCAACTCAGCTCGAGATCGAACAATACGAAGAAAACAAGATCTCCGCGAAAGACATCGCCAAAGGCGCAGCCAAGATCGGAAAAGACCTGGGTCTGTCTGATGGCAAAGCTCCACTTACCAAGTCATCCGACAAAGCCGGAGCTCCCGAGTATCACAAGCCACCCCTTGATCTGTTGAACAAGCCGGTTCGCCCCAAGAACGACGAGAGCAGCCAGCAGCTGAAGGAGAAAGCGATTCTTCTGGAGGATACCATGCGCAGTTTCAATGTGGACGCGCATGTGGTACGTGTGAGTCGTGGACCGGCAGTTACACGTTACGAGATCCAGCCGGAGGCGGGTGTCAAGGTGAGTAAGATCACGTCGCTTGCCAACGATATCGCGTTGAACCTCAGGGCCAAGAGTATCCGCATTGAAGCGCCGATTCCGGGAAAAGCAGCGGTAGGTATCGAGGTTGAAAACGATAATATTAATATGGTCACTCTTAGCGAGATCATCGGATCAGAAGAGTTCAAACAGGCAAAATCCAAGATCACCTTTGCGGTAGGAAAGGATATCGCCGGAAAACCCATCGTCGCAGATCTGAAAAGTATGCCGCATATGCTGATAGCAGGGTCAACCGGATCAGGAAAGAGTGTCTGTATCAACAGCATTATCACCAGCATTCTTTATAAGGCGGATCCGGATGAAGTGAAATTGGTCCTGGTCGATCCCAAGGTGGTCGAACTAGGTCATTATAATGGAATACCGCATCTACTGATCCCGGTGGTCACCGATCCGTCCAAGGCTGCGGCAGCCCTCAGTTGGGCTGTGGTGGAAATGACCAACCGATACAAGATGTTCGCTACCGAGAATGCCAGAGACCTGGCTTCGTATAACCGCAAAATGGTGCAGGAGGATCGTGAGGACGAGGTGATGCCGCAGATCGTCATCATCATCGATGAGCTGGCAGATCTGATGATGGCAGCGCCAAGCCAGGTCGAGGAATCCATCTGCAGACTGGCGCAGATGGCACGTGCTGCAGGTATGCATCTGATCGTAGCCACACAGAGACCATCTGTTGACATCATCACAGGCGTTATCAAGGCGAATATACCCTCCAGGATCGCATTCGCTGTTTCTTCTCAGGTAGACTCAAGGACTATCCTGGATATGTCCGGGGCGGAGCACCTCGTAGGTAAGGGAGACATGCTTTTCAATCCGCTGGGCACCGGAAAACCTATACGCGTACAGGGAACCTTCATCTCCGATGAGGAGGTGGAGAAGGTCATCGATTACGTGCGTTCACAGGTTGAGGAAACGAAATACGCAGAAGAAGTAATTGACACCATCAGCAACGGAGTCACTCAGGCAGAGGACAGCGCAGGTGATGCGGACGAGCTACTTCCGGAAGCCATCGAGCTGGTGGTCATGCAGGGACAGGCATCGGTCTCCATGCTGCAGCGCAGGTTCCGTATCGGCTATAACCGTGCTGCCCGGATCGTTGATCAGATGGAGGCTCGCGGTATTGTTGGACCACAGGACGGATCCAAACCGCGAAACGTGCTGATGACCGAAGAAGAATATTATCAAACAAAAGAGGAAACCAATGAAAGTTCACTTTGA
- the uppP gene encoding undecaprenyl-diphosphatase UppP, which yields MTYTNAIILGIVQGLAEFLPISSSGHLALLQHFFHVEADKVLMFTVLLHIGTLLSVFIMYWRDIWELIKEFFITIADLVRGRGLRLQERPVRKLGVMIIVATIPTALMGFLLNDFFESLNSILWAIGIGWIFTGFILYFSEKLGRANRDLKHMNFRNAIFIGIMQGIAICPGVSRSGSTMVGGLVTGFKREFAVKFAFLISIPSILGAAVLEVPEAMKATTEGLAAGPLIVGMIVSAVCGILAIKLMIKVVIAQKLKYFSCYVWVLGALTVGYGLYLQFHP from the coding sequence TTGACATATACGAATGCGATCATTCTGGGAATCGTGCAGGGACTTGCTGAGTTCCTGCCTATCAGTAGCAGTGGGCATCTGGCCCTGCTGCAGCACTTCTTCCATGTGGAAGCAGATAAAGTCTTGATGTTTACCGTGCTTCTGCACATCGGTACATTGTTATCTGTGTTTATCATGTATTGGAGGGATATCTGGGAACTCATAAAGGAATTCTTCATTACTATTGCGGACCTGGTCAGGGGACGTGGACTCAGACTGCAGGAACGCCCGGTCCGTAAATTAGGTGTGATGATCATCGTCGCCACCATCCCAACGGCCCTGATGGGGTTCCTGTTGAATGACTTTTTTGAGAGTCTGAACAGCATTCTGTGGGCCATCGGAATTGGTTGGATCTTCACAGGATTTATTCTTTACTTTTCAGAGAAGCTGGGAAGGGCGAATCGAGATCTGAAACATATGAACTTCAGAAACGCGATCTTCATCGGCATCATGCAGGGAATAGCCATATGCCCTGGCGTTTCCAGATCTGGCTCCACTATGGTGGGCGGATTGGTCACCGGCTTCAAAAGAGAATTCGCTGTCAAGTTCGCCTTCCTGATCTCGATTCCAAGCATCCTGGGCGCAGCCGTCCTGGAGGTACCGGAGGCAATGAAAGCAACTACGGAGGGACTGGCGGCAGGGCCGCTTATCGTTGGGATGATCGTCTCTGCAGTCTGCGGAATTCTGGCCATCAAGCTGATGATAAAGGTAGTCATAGCGCAGAAACTGAAATATTTTTCGTGTTATGTATGGGTACTTGGAGCGCTGACGGTGGGGTACGGCCTCTATCTTCAGTTCCATCCATGA
- the asd gene encoding aspartate-semialdehyde dehydrogenase, whose protein sequence is MKILDRKLRVGILGGTGMVGQRFITLLAGHPWFQVTTIAASERSRGQRYEDAVAGRWKMDAEIPQDVRDIIVRDIQNIDEVAREVDFVFCAVDMPKEEIRAIEEAYARTETPVVSNNSAHRWTEDVPMVIPEINPEHFEIIKYQRRRLGTSRGFIAVKPNCSIQGYVPALAAWKEFEPTEVNVCTYQAISGAGKTFETWPEMVGNVIPFISGEEEKSEKEPLKIFGHIENEHILPAENPVISAQCVRIPVLDGHTAACSINFAKPVTKEELIQKLRDYKGFPQEADLPSAPKQFIRYFEEDDRPQVTADVDYERGFGVTMGRLREDNLYDFKFIGLAHNTVRGAAGGGILMAETLVEMGYIQSK, encoded by the coding sequence ATGAAGATATTAGATCGTAAATTACGAGTGGGAATCCTTGGCGGTACCGGAATGGTAGGTCAGAGGTTTATAACTTTGCTCGCAGGACATCCCTGGTTCCAGGTGACCACTATTGCTGCCAGTGAGCGCAGCAGAGGTCAGAGATATGAGGATGCTGTCGCCGGAAGATGGAAGATGGACGCAGAGATCCCACAGGATGTCCGTGATATAATCGTACGAGATATTCAGAATATCGACGAAGTGGCCAGAGAGGTAGACTTTGTGTTCTGCGCTGTAGACATGCCGAAGGAGGAAATCCGCGCCATCGAGGAGGCATACGCCAGAACAGAGACGCCCGTTGTTTCCAATAACAGCGCTCATAGATGGACTGAAGATGTCCCCATGGTGATTCCGGAGATCAACCCGGAGCATTTTGAGATCATCAAGTACCAGCGCAGAAGACTGGGAACCAGCCGCGGGTTCATCGCCGTCAAGCCAAACTGCTCGATCCAGGGATATGTACCTGCCCTGGCTGCGTGGAAGGAATTCGAACCGACCGAGGTAAACGTCTGTACCTATCAGGCGATCTCCGGGGCCGGAAAGACCTTTGAGACCTGGCCGGAGATGGTTGGAAACGTCATCCCCTTTATTTCCGGCGAGGAAGAGAAGAGTGAGAAGGAACCACTGAAGATCTTTGGACACATTGAGAATGAACATATCCTCCCGGCGGAGAATCCGGTTATCTCGGCGCAGTGTGTGCGGATCCCTGTGTTGGATGGACATACCGCAGCCTGCAGCATCAACTTCGCCAAGCCTGTGACCAAGGAAGAACTCATTCAGAAACTCAGGGATTATAAGGGTTTCCCTCAAGAGGCCGATCTTCCCAGTGCTCCCAAGCAGTTCATACGGTATTTCGAAGAAGATGACCGCCCGCAGGTAACCGCAGATGTGGACTATGAGCGGGGATTTGGTGTGACCATGGGAAGACTCAGAGAAGACAATCTTTATGATTTCAAATTCATCGGACTGGCACATAACACTGTTCGCGGAGCGGCCGGTGGTGGTATTCTGATGGCGGAGACACTGGTAGAGATGGGATATATCCAGTCGAAATAA
- the rpmF gene encoding 50S ribosomal protein L32 → MAVPKRKTSKARRDKRKSANMKMTAPGLSICPQCHQPKLPHRVCPNCNYYDGSNVMRENA, encoded by the coding sequence ATGGCAGTTCCAAAGAGGAAAACTTCTAAAGCCAGAAGGGATAAGAGAAAATCCGCTAACATGAAGATGACCGCTCCTGGGCTTTCGATTTGTCCGCAGTGTCATCAGCCAAAACTTCCACACAGAGTATGCCCGAATTGCAACTACTATGATGGAAGCAATGTGATGAGAGAGAACGCATAG
- a CDS encoding nucleotidyltransferase family protein encodes MTSNSAHKAMGIVAEYNPFHQGHRFLIEESRRALGVDICVSVMSGPFSQRGYPCLYDKWTRAEAAVRGGVDLVVELPVIYATGNAEVFAKGAVSVLEGFGGIDYLVFGSECGDLESLRRTKQFLSDHDDEINQMAARLQRKGESFPKAREHACTAIDPAFDSSLLREPNNILALSYMKWTDRMEPFTIKRTGEGYHETGSVLREQVFQREPNRLRRMETAYFDLVRLCLLRMSEEELSCIAGAEGGLGNKLRKELIHAADLEDLIERTKSKVYTRTRVSRLLNHVLLGITNRLTENAAPYIRILGFNRRGASFLKSCIQRELVSLPVLTNPKKAKEKDPTLLPWIEKDILATQLYALITEQDLYRNHDFVHSPIIVEEEPTK; translated from the coding sequence ATGACGAGTAATTCTGCACACAAAGCGATGGGAATCGTCGCCGAATACAACCCTTTCCATCAGGGGCATCGCTTCCTGATCGAGGAGAGCCGCCGGGCATTGGGCGTCGACATCTGTGTGAGCGTCATGAGCGGGCCTTTCAGTCAGCGGGGTTACCCCTGTCTCTACGACAAGTGGACCCGTGCAGAAGCCGCTGTCCGTGGCGGGGTGGATCTTGTGGTGGAACTTCCTGTGATCTACGCGACGGGAAATGCGGAGGTGTTTGCGAAAGGCGCAGTGTCAGTGCTGGAGGGGTTCGGAGGCATCGACTATCTTGTCTTTGGAAGTGAATGCGGAGATCTGGAAAGTCTTCGCCGCACAAAGCAATTTCTGAGCGACCACGATGACGAGATCAATCAGATGGCAGCCCGTCTGCAGCGAAAGGGAGAGTCCTTTCCGAAAGCAAGAGAGCATGCCTGTACGGCGATAGATCCTGCATTTGATAGCAGTCTTCTACGAGAACCTAACAACATTCTGGCGCTATCCTACATGAAATGGACAGACAGGATGGAACCTTTCACGATCAAACGCACAGGGGAGGGCTATCATGAGACCGGAAGCGTTCTTCGGGAGCAGGTGTTTCAGCGGGAACCGAATCGTCTTCGGCGAATGGAAACCGCTTATTTCGATCTGGTCCGCCTCTGTCTTCTCCGCATGTCTGAGGAGGAACTCAGCTGTATCGCTGGGGCAGAAGGGGGACTGGGTAACAAACTCCGAAAGGAACTGATTCATGCTGCCGATCTGGAAGATCTGATCGAGCGAACCAAGTCAAAGGTATACACCAGGACGAGGGTTTCAAGGTTACTGAACCATGTGCTTCTGGGGATCACAAATAGATTGACAGAGAACGCCGCCCCCTATATCCGGATACTGGGGTTCAACCGTCGCGGAGCCTCCTTCCTGAAATCCTGTATCCAAAGGGAACTGGTGAGCCTCCCAGTGCTAACCAATCCCAAAAAAGCAAAAGAAAAAGACCCCACACTTCTGCCGTGGATAGAGAAAGATATCCTGGCAACGCAGCTCTACGCACTTATAACAGAGCAGGATCTGTACAGGAATCACGACTTTGTTCATAGCCCGATCATAGTAGAAGAAGAACCGACCAAATAA
- the coaD gene encoding pantetheine-phosphate adenylyltransferase: MKHRALYTGSFDPMTNGHLDIITRSSRMFDELVVGVIVNPSKKALFTKEERVRMIQDVVKDLRNVTVDSFEGLLADYVNAGNFDAVVRGLRATTDFEYEIQMAQMNARLFDKGIESVFLMTSPEYSFISSSMIKEVISLGGCADGLVPETIMENIKSKYR; the protein is encoded by the coding sequence ATGAAACACAGAGCATTGTACACAGGCTCGTTCGATCCTATGACTAACGGCCATCTGGATATTATCACCAGATCATCCAGGATGTTTGACGAGCTGGTGGTAGGCGTGATCGTCAACCCATCCAAGAAGGCTTTGTTCACCAAGGAAGAGCGGGTCCGTATGATCCAGGATGTAGTGAAAGACCTGAGAAACGTGACAGTCGACAGCTTTGAGGGGCTCCTGGCGGACTATGTTAACGCGGGAAATTTCGATGCGGTGGTCAGAGGTCTCAGAGCGACCACGGATTTTGAGTACGAGATCCAGATGGCGCAGATGAACGCCAGACTCTTTGACAAGGGAATCGAGTCTGTATTTCTCATGACCAGCCCGGAATATTCGTTTATCAGCTCCAGTATGATAAAGGAAGTGATCTCTCTTGGCGGTTGTGCCGATGGGTTGGTTCCAGAGACGATCATGGAGAACATAAAATCAAAATACAGATAA
- the rsmD gene encoding 16S rRNA (guanine(966)-N(2))-methyltransferase RsmD: MRVITGEYKGRKLETPVGRDIRPTSDKVKESIFNILMNDTWGRVFCDLFCGTGGLGIEALSRGASKCYFCDSSRDSIRLTRQNIAHCGADEKSVVFQSDYSRALKRIREKVDVFLLDPPYHDGIYVDCITQIQALDLLADDGIILAEHDARSALPEEIGELERVRVFRYGKTSLSMYRRKEEQAAE; this comes from the coding sequence GTGAGAGTCATAACAGGTGAGTATAAGGGAAGGAAACTGGAAACGCCGGTGGGACGAGACATCCGGCCTACTTCTGACAAGGTGAAGGAGTCGATCTTCAATATTCTGATGAACGACACCTGGGGCAGGGTTTTCTGTGATCTGTTCTGTGGTACGGGAGGATTGGGGATCGAGGCTCTCTCCAGGGGCGCAAGCAAATGCTATTTTTGTGATTCTTCCCGGGACAGCATTCGTCTCACCAGGCAGAATATCGCCCATTGCGGTGCTGACGAGAAGTCGGTGGTCTTCCAGAGTGACTACAGCAGGGCACTGAAAAGGATCCGCGAGAAGGTGGATGTATTCCTTCTGGATCCACCTTACCATGATGGGATCTATGTGGACTGTATCACGCAGATACAGGCTCTTGATTTATTGGCAGATGACGGTATAATATTAGCAGAGCATGACGCCCGCAGCGCACTCCCTGAAGAGATCGGGGAACTGGAGAGGGTCAGGGTCTTCCGCTATGGGAAGACTTCGCTGAGTATGTACAGACGAAAAGAGGAGCAGGCAGCAGAATGA
- the recG gene encoding ATP-dependent DNA helicase RecG, whose amino-acid sequence MYLTDPVTILKGVGPKKAEALRQHGIETLEDLAQFFPKDYEDRRKITPLTQVRPGRAFLVKGTVVSRRYSGNPYHRKTPLSLLLQDESGMIEIVYFNGRYLAGAFQIDQEFLFYGNVTENRGRLQMIHPESCREGSEEDVRGVLPVYSAIKGISQKEMRRFQRSAAELTARIPEWLPEHIVQSYRLASPAYALSNIHFPEDRHHLLVSRFRLIFDELLTLQTGLLYMKQGIREDHSGVRIEVGKAEDFLRRLPFSLTEGQRRVWGEIASDLSSEQAMNRLVQGDVGSGKTVIAEIAMYCAACSGYQSAMMAPTEILAKQHYKNLQKAFEGFDLSVDLLCGSMAASEKQEVLGRLADGSTDILVGTHAVIQPGVTFSGLGLVVTDEQHRFGVEQRHRLSGKGENPNVMVMTATPIPRTLAVILYGELDISVIDTMPAGRKPIRTLAFNMKEMKRVLKGMTQEIEKGHQVYVVAPLIEESEAMDALSAEEIYEKMCKHFPNRRVALIHGRLPQQEKDALMESFHDGNIDILVATVVIEIGIDVANATMMVIMNCERFGLAQMHQLRGRVGRGDAQSYCCLVMGNESEVASKRMEIMVHSGDGFRIAEEDLRLRGPGEIFGTRQHGLPEMHIGDIVRHGDVLEKAKQAAADILSEDAALQGADFAELRRRVERMFGEDIKLEL is encoded by the coding sequence ATGTATCTGACTGATCCCGTCACCATCCTGAAAGGGGTCGGCCCCAAGAAGGCGGAAGCACTGCGTCAGCACGGTATTGAAACTCTGGAAGATCTAGCTCAGTTTTTTCCGAAAGATTACGAGGACAGACGGAAAATCACACCACTGACGCAAGTGCGACCTGGCCGGGCATTTCTCGTCAAAGGTACTGTGGTCTCTCGCAGATACAGTGGAAATCCCTACCACCGAAAGACGCCTCTTTCTCTGTTACTTCAGGACGAGTCCGGCATGATCGAGATCGTTTACTTCAATGGTCGATATCTGGCTGGCGCATTTCAGATTGATCAGGAGTTCCTGTTTTATGGGAACGTGACCGAGAACAGAGGACGGCTTCAGATGATTCATCCGGAAAGCTGTCGGGAGGGGAGTGAGGAGGATGTACGTGGTGTGCTCCCGGTCTATTCTGCCATCAAGGGAATCTCACAGAAAGAGATGCGTAGATTTCAACGAAGCGCAGCGGAACTGACAGCCCGGATCCCAGAGTGGTTACCCGAGCATATTGTTCAGAGTTATAGGTTGGCGAGTCCAGCCTACGCCCTGTCCAATATTCATTTCCCGGAGGACAGGCACCATCTTCTGGTCAGTCGGTTCCGTCTGATCTTTGATGAACTACTGACTTTACAAACAGGGTTGCTTTATATGAAACAGGGTATCCGGGAGGATCACAGCGGTGTTCGCATCGAAGTTGGCAAGGCAGAGGATTTCCTTCGCAGGTTGCCCTTTTCCCTCACCGAAGGACAGCGCCGTGTATGGGGCGAGATCGCCTCAGATCTTTCCTCTGAACAGGCGATGAACCGTCTGGTGCAGGGGGATGTGGGATCCGGCAAGACGGTCATCGCTGAGATCGCTATGTACTGTGCGGCATGCAGTGGTTATCAATCCGCCATGATGGCGCCCACGGAGATCCTGGCTAAACAGCACTATAAGAATCTTCAGAAAGCCTTCGAGGGGTTTGATCTTTCGGTGGATCTTCTGTGTGGGAGCATGGCTGCTTCTGAGAAACAGGAGGTGCTCGGGCGCCTGGCTGATGGGAGCACGGATATTCTGGTGGGCACGCATGCGGTGATCCAGCCCGGTGTCACGTTTTCCGGACTCGGTTTGGTCGTGACCGATGAACAGCATCGTTTCGGCGTTGAGCAGCGTCACAGGCTCAGCGGAAAGGGTGAGAACCCAAACGTCATGGTCATGACTGCCACACCTATTCCCAGGACATTGGCTGTCATCCTGTATGGAGAACTGGATATTTCCGTGATCGATACAATGCCTGCAGGACGGAAACCGATTCGAACCCTTGCTTTTAATATGAAGGAAATGAAACGCGTTCTGAAAGGAATGACGCAGGAGATAGAAAAAGGACATCAGGTTTATGTGGTCGCCCCCTTGATCGAGGAATCAGAGGCTATGGATGCTTTGTCTGCAGAGGAGATTTACGAAAAGATGTGCAAACACTTCCCGAACCGCCGGGTAGCGTTGATCCACGGCAGATTGCCTCAGCAGGAGAAGGATGCCCTGATGGAATCGTTCCATGACGGCAATATCGATATCCTGGTGGCCACTGTGGTGATCGAGATCGGCATCGATGTGGCCAATGCTACTATGATGGTGATCATGAATTGTGAACGATTCGGCCTGGCCCAGATGCATCAGCTCAGAGGGCGAGTAGGGCGTGGTGATGCCCAGTCCTATTGCTGTCTGGTGATGGGAAACGAGTCGGAGGTCGCTTCCAAGAGAATGGAGATCATGGTACACAGCGGAGATGGCTTCCGCATCGCCGAGGAGGATCTGCGGCTTCGCGGTCCGGGAGAGATCTTCGGCACCAGGCAGCATGGGTTGCCGGAGATGCATATCGGTGATATCGTAAGACATGGTGATGTTCTTGAAAAGGCGAAACAGGCAGCGGCGGACATCCTCTCAGAAGACGCCGCTCTTCAGGGGGCAGACTTTGCGGAACTGAGACGGAGAGTGGAGCGTATGTTTGGAGAGGATATCAAACTTGAACTATAG